One segment of Fuscovulum ytuae DNA contains the following:
- a CDS encoding YbjQ family protein — protein MIVTTTPSVEGYQIADYLGIVTGEAIMGANIVRDLFAGITDIIGGRSGAYEAKLADARETALHEMQEAARAKGANAVVGVDLDYEVIGQMLMVSASGTAVRLG, from the coding sequence ATGATCGTGACGACCACGCCTTCGGTGGAAGGCTATCAGATCGCGGATTACCTTGGCATCGTGACGGGCGAGGCGATCATGGGGGCCAATATCGTGCGCGACCTGTTTGCCGGGATCACCGATATCATCGGGGGTCGGTCAGGTGCCTATGAGGCAAAGCTGGCCGATGCGCGCGAAACCGCGCTGCATGAGATGCAAGAGGCCGCGCGGGCCAAGGGGGCCAATGCGGTGGTCGGGGTCGATCTGGATTACGAAGTGATCGGCCAGATGCTGATGGTGTCGGCCAGCGGCACGGCTGTACGGTTGGGCTGA